The DNA segment CAACAAGTTTTGTAAATTCATTACCTTGCACTTTAATTCCTTCAGTACTTTCAATAAACAGCTCCAAagctttgtttgaaaataattcacCGCATAATTCGTCATCAGGCGTAAAATTATATGACCTGGAGCTGCTCGTATCTTTTTTACGCGCCAGTTGAACTGAGTAACTCACAACCATCTGTTTGGGAGTTCGATTATTTTCTAAAGCATCCTTTTCAAGTCTATCCTCAATCTCTTCGCCGAGGTCTTTGAACCACTTCTGAAGAGTCTCCAGTTTTGAAATTGCAGCTTTGCCCTTGAAGTTTTTGCAACATCCAATACTTTTAGGGTTGAATCTGGCTTGGACTGGTTCAGAGTCGATCCCACGCGCGATATTGTACAGCCATaatctataaaacaaaaattcatttATCGAAAATAAGACCTGCcattagaaacaaaatatttaattcgtCATACCCATTCTTGTCATCAAATTTCGCTTGCAACTGCTTTTCGGAAAACTTCTGTAGGTCACCCATTGTGCTGATTTTTAGTACTTCGCAAACTGTATATCCGAACTTTCCTCCTAgatgtttaactttttttacagGAAGAGTGCTGGAAACAACAACTTgtgacataaaatttaatttacatagcTCTTTGTTATACAAAGATATGTAATCTTGACATacctgtataaaatattaactgagTGTTTTGGTAGTACAGTCTGCTTGTTAGGTTTGTTCATACCACAAACAAGTTttgccaatattttattatgagcaATACCAGCAGAGCATCTATATCCTGAAATTTTGATCcacaaattaaagaaataatataatttaaatcctggaaaatttcaaaataagtgCAACAACAAACAAGCAGTTATTAACAAAGGAGCTGAATTCCATAAAAAACGAATGGTAGGATGAAGGCAGAGAGAGTGATAGGAAAGTGAAAATGATGTATGTTACCAGTCTCCTCATAAACTGCAGCTCTGATCTCACTGACTATAACAGCCCCAACCAAAAGCCTTGTGGCATGGTCGTAGTCAAAGTCCATGTTCCCCATGCCACCTGTGTGGACATCTGCCAAGAACTCATCTACACAGTCATAGCCCAGGGCATAAGTATTGGGCATCATAGTAGTATTAATTGAGTTCACATTTATAGTTTTCAGGCGTTCTTGAACCTGTTAAACATTCATGAAGTGATTTGAAAATGCTGTGAACAGTCTATagttacattttacattaatttgattaGTTATTTTACAGGAAGGTAGTTATTTTAGATTAATAACCAAGTCAAAGATTACCTTCCACCGTTAGAGGTTAATAATTGAAGTAACAGGTGCTGAATGTAGTGTTAAACTTGTCTAGCCAGTAGAGAAACAAATAACTCACAGGCACTGTGATGTCCATGTAAGCTTCATCAATGGATGCCCTTTCGAAAAGAGGTGTGAACCTCTGCAACACTTTGGCTACATCTTTTCCAGCATCTCTATATCTAAAAGTTTGATTTGTAGAtatataattaatgatattGTCAACAATAAACAGGCGgttgaataagttttttaatattttatgaaaaaccactgaatgggaTTGAATGATCTTTGGGTAAGTACACAAATACTTTTGACAAGAAGGCAAAGCATAATTTTTTATCCTAATTAATACTGGGAAGCTAGAACGTCgcattttagaataattaataatttcatgaagTTTGCATACAATATAGGTAGTAGGTAGTTATGATATACTTAGTGATATCAGCTTTGCCCCTGAGGCACGGTACTGAAGGCAATTCAATGTCTGGACACTTTGCCTTGGCTTCTTTTCCTCTCATATGACGAGTTACGCCTCGGGCTCGAGCTACGTAGTTAACAGCTATGATTCTGCAAGCGAACAGCGTACTGTAGTGATTCTTACTTTCAAGTGGTTATACAAATAGTACTAAATATTAGTGCAGCTAGTGTTACCCGCCACCCATCCAGGGGTTGTATTGAACTACGGCGATCGGCTTTCCACTTAATCTTGGATCGAGTTTCTCTTCGACTTGGCAATAAAAACAGTCCATATCGATAAGCACAACAACGCGATTATCGTCATCCATTTTCACTTATAACGTGTAGATCAGGGTTAATAAagttaatagttataatcaaatcaaaaatgtcttaattatttaaaaatcatcacAAAATGAATCTATAAAAAGGCGCCAAAACTCAATTATAACAActgattagattatttttattgattgacaTTGACAATTCTGTCATGAGTTGTAACAAGATTCTTCGTGTCTTGACTCAGTGTGACCAGAACAATGAACAACTACTAAAATAGTAATGTTTTACAGACGGCCTTGCCTTTGCCTATATAAGACATTCTTTCAAGAATGTGCACCTTCGGCTAGGTATCGTAAATTTAACATGTTtcccatattttttatatgaatccAATAAAGGACTACTATACctatagtacaaaaataaaacaaatgctgcttaataaatatcataagtttattaaaatcctTGTCCATATGTCTTGTTCCATTTAACATACTGTCCAAGATCATCTTGTGAAACGCTGGGCCTTACTCTTTGCAAGGCATTTACAAAATCTTGTAGATTAACGGGCCGCACCtgcaaaaatgaaaaatggtgtgttttatattaagttaaaaaaaaacatcttttcaACAATCATGTCACGATAAACGTATcatttgatgaaaaattatcaattcaaaCCCAAAAATCTTGAATCGCATTTAACAGAAATAAACTGTATGTAAATACCCCAAATTAGATTTATGGATAAGTAGGTAACTTTGTAATGAGATAATCCATGAGCATCACATaccacgctatttatcttattGTACCTTATCCGGGTCGATGCTGACGATCTGTGAAAGTGGCACGGAGCGGATGGGCCCCATGGCGGCCTCCGAGCACAGCGACTTCATGTCCGCGCCCGAGTAGCCCTCCGTCAGGCTCGCCACCTCGCACACATGCTGGGATGTCAAGTCGTTGTTTTCGTTCTTCAAGAGGTTACTTATTATTTGCTTGCGTGcctataaaataacatttttgttactGTATGGTGCATAGGAAGGAACATTTTTTAAGGGATGATGTTTATTATTCTGACAAACGTCACCATTAGAGAGCATGGCTCCTTCAAGTTCTGCTCTTTCCTAAATTGATTTGCGGCCTATCGTTTCGCTGGCATTTTAATGCCTAGGCTAAGCTACTTAAAATATAACGATACcaacaaaatcaattatttgGCGCAACACCGCCTACATATCTGAAATATCGCGTCTACTATCAACCCTCTAGGTTATTAGATAATGTACTTACGGCAGCATCCGGTAGAGGTATGTATAGCCGTTTCACGAGACGCCTGCGCGCCGCTTCATCCAGCTCTTGAGGTCGATTGGTTGCACCTACTATTAATAGCCTGTCTTCTTCAGCTAAAatgtatcaataaattattctgttaCTGTACAAAATATTATCGGTAATTAacaatcaaatccttaacagtaagaaacatacaaacacaagTATTATCACAATCAAACTAGGTTCAACAAAAGCATACCGGTGGCAGCACCATCGAACTGGACCAAGAATTCCGTTTTGATCCGACGCGTAGCCTCGTGCTCGGAGTCACTGCGCTGGGTGAGCAGCGAGTCTATCTCATCTATGAATATCACCTGGAACATTAAAGGTACGAGGAGACAGGTTAAAAATAAGAGCACACACATATTACCATGGTACCATGTTAGAAGAAAGCTTTGGTGAGATATGAATTTTAAAGGTGTACATACTGCAGGCTGGTGGCAGCGGGCGACAGCAAAGAGGGCGCGCACCATCTTCTCTCCATCTCCAATCCACTTGGATGTCAGTGATGAAGCGGAGATGCTGAAAAACGTGGCCTGACACTGAGCTGCAACACACCTTCCTACAGAACAAAAAATTGCTTAATTATGATATATTGTCTTTATGATCTATTCAATAATACCTGACTACCAGGAATTTCGAATAGTCCTGGCAAGTTTTTAGCCTAGAACAAAAGTTAAAGATAGTTCTAAGCTTTACTTCTTATGTAATGTCTACCGTgtgtgagaaaaaaataattgtggtTAGCACAGATGTAATATAAAGCAAAGTACAAAACTTACCTATCAATGTCTTCCCAGTACCAGGAGGTCCAAACAAGAGGATTCCTTTAGGAGGTCTCCTGAGTCCCGTAAATATGTCCGGCCGGAGAAGTGGCCACACTACAGCCTCCTGTATCACTGACTTAGCCAGCTGAAGTCCTGCTATGTCTTCCCAAcctaaaataattcaatatacatatatgatatTATGTATACTACATATTAAAGACACACAAGCATGGCAGTATGACAAGAAGattcatttataatatgttgAAAATATGACATTTCTCATCCATCTTATTCATTATATTCCTTATATACTTACTGATTGGTGTTCCTTTATCAATTATCTCACTTTCAATCAGTTCTATCATTTTAGGATCAATGTGTTTGAGTCGCTCGTCTGTTATCTCCGGTTCAGAATTCTCCTGTTTATCTCTGTAAGTTGGTGAATATACACAATGTAATtatctaatatacatatataggtaaTAATAGACTGGCTGAAGCCAGCT comes from the Trichoplusia ni isolate ovarian cell line Hi5 chromosome 22, tn1, whole genome shotgun sequence genome and includes:
- the LOC113504534 gene encoding fidgetin-like protein 1 translates to MFESNQIDILLPEDDYDNHLNLNNKSTLHHYKHSLQSSSNIASNVLLNDVWKSNQEMFNEKAVEHILDSANFLLQNADTSHMKTWRTGVHKFDAESFIQHTIPSCDKCNTGSHVGFNEFQRSKCMCNLGINESTDKDKASKEISETKGNSFFVKNINNCENSSQESKSGDEQRLFKPKFGRVKNVIDNIRLKNVNPSPKTQIPELVDFDKEEEENKAHKSNVAKLTFKTAKEQLLASNPAAKRTLGTSRKAQAKFVSPMIGAQDKQENSEPEITDERLKHIDPKMIELIESEIIDKGTPISWEDIAGLQLAKSVIQEAVVWPLLRPDIFTGLRRPPKGILLFGPPGTGKTLIGRCVAAQCQATFFSISASSLTSKWIGDGEKMVRALFAVARCHQPAVIFIDEIDSLLTQRSDSEHEATRRIKTEFLVQFDGAATAEEDRLLIVGATNRPQELDEAARRRLVKRLYIPLPDAAARKQIISNLLKNENNDLTSQHVCEVASLTEGYSGADMKSLCSEAAMGPIRSVPLSQIVSIDPDKVRPVNLQDFVNALQRVRPSVSQDDLGQYVKWNKTYGQGF
- the LOC113504530 gene encoding DNA polymerase eta; this translates as MDDDNRVVVLIDMDCFYCQVEEKLDPRLSGKPIAVVQYNPWMGGGIIAVNYVARARGVTRHMRGKEAKAKCPDIELPSVPCLRGKADITKYRDAGKDVAKVLQRFTPLFERASIDEAYMDITVPVQERLKTINVNSINTTMMPNTYALGYDCVDEFLADVHTGGMGNMDFDYDHATRLLVGAVIVSEIRAAVYEETGYRCSAGIAHNKILAKLVCGMNKPNKQTVLPKHSVNILYSTLPVKKVKHLGGKFGYTVCEVLKISTMGDLQKFSEKQLQAKFDDKNGLWLYNIARGIDSEPVQARFNPKSIGCCKNFKGKAAISKLETLQKWFKDLGEEIEDRLEKDALENNRTPKQMVVSYSVQLARKKDTSSSRSYNFTPDDELCGELFSNKALELFIESTEGIKVQDIDVNKKLKAPVTFLGISVGKFEDNVDVKKTKTIQNYFAASSKDETIAKPKEKKLQDNVNNEETIATPSSKNTCKEYIMQKFLQGCDKPKTSTVAVPTENPCDTNGDTNVPVLESTLDQQESFFAKMLIQNKKDPSLTKIQNAGINIEKKRPTTPVCDIVTCGQDSNDTDYSGSTINEEINNSVALFEDDPQDVARVKSIRELLSSSRMINEEESENAPVSENNTTASSLIPPREEHPVEDNFYCPECRKSIPIHMVPEHSDYHMALKVRDEERQQIRQEKQITIMKTKENEEQKKAQVSEHSMRNENTSSIASYLVKIDENVPTEICAECKKKIPLDKFVEHLDYHEAKKLSRELNKKHSPVLSGSNVKRKRKSASPVKKNKMPCRTITSFFN